In Candidatus Contubernalis alkalaceticus, the genomic window CATATACATGATTCCAGGGACTAGTGAAAGTATGAAACCATTTAAAGGCCTTAAAGGTTACTTTCAGGAAGCTTAAAAAGATTAACTTCTAAGCACTGAAAGAAAAACCTTACATCAACGGGCTCTGATATTATATTGCCCACTATCTAAATTATTATACAATTTTTAATACAACTTTTTTAAAAAAATTAAAAGCCCGCAGACAGCAGGCTCAAAAACTTATTCCAGGGACTTATAAAGTATAGAATGTTAAAGGCCTTAAAAGCAGCTTCCAGGAGGCTCAAGCAAGGCTAAAAGCGCTGGAAGACAACTTACTGCTTGCGGACTCTAATATTATATTGTCCCGATTTTAATTTAATATACAGATATTCTTAATTTTTTATATATGTAAATTTATAACAATTTTGACGCTCCAGCTTCTGCAATTAAATATCCTTTTGGAGTTAATATTTTTAATTTATGTTCAACTGACTTCTTCCTCTATCTCTTCGTCTATCTCTTCATCTATAATTAACCAATCTAATACCGACAGAAACTTTTCTACCAGCTCTGGATCAAACTGAGTTCCAGCACACCTTCTCAATTCTTCTACAGCTTCCTCTTTAGATTTCCCCTTTTGATAAGGCCTATCATTAGTCATGGCATCAAAAGCATCCACTATAGAGAGGATACGGCACTCCACAGGAACTTCCTTCCCTTTAATACCTAGAGGGTAACCATTACCGTCCCATCTCTCGTGATGCTTAAGGATTAACTCCGCCACTTCTTTAAGTTCGGGAGAAGAGACAGCTATTCGATATCCTTTTTCCGGATGCTGACGCATTATCTCCCATTCATCCTCTGTCAGCGGTCCTTTTTTAAATAATATATGATCCGGGATCCCCACCTTTCCCAGATCGTGTACCTGGGCCAATAAAACCAGATCAATAATCTGCCGGGATGAAAGATCCATCATTTCCCCCATAACTTTACAAAGCTTAGACAGTCTCTGGGTATGACCCTCTGTAATAAAGTCCCTCTCAGACAGAGCAGCCAAAAGCGTACTCATAATCTGACTGCGGGCACCGCTCCCATGTAAGATCTTACTGCGATACATCAAATCATCTGCTTTTTTATATGTCTCCCGAAGGCATTCTTGTTGGTTTTTAGCCGTAGCAATACCCAGGGAAATACTTAAAGGCAAATGAATGAACTGTTTATTATAACGGACAACCTGTAATCGTATTCGTTCAACAATCTCTTTTCCCTTTTTATTCTCTGTTCGGGGCAGCAAAACTGTAAATTCATCACCTCCCACCCGGGCCAGGATATCCGATTCACGTAGAGACTTCTTTAATACCTTTGCGCAGATTTTTAACAGCTTATCGCCCCGGTCATGCCCCATAGTATCATTTATAAATTTCAACCCATCAACATCAGCAGCAATAATCGTTATGGGATAATCCCTGCTTTTGCTCAATCGATTGAGCTCCTCTTCAAAAAAAGTATAGTTATAAAGACCGGTAAGCTGGTCATGAAGGCTTAAATATGTCAGCTGTTCTTCGTAGCGTTTTCTATCGGTTATATCGCTAATTAACCCTAAAACTGCAGGATTACCCTCCCATTCTATTAAAACTGCACTTATTTCAACCCATTTTAAACTGCCATCTTCGAAGATAATCCTGAAATTATATTTGTCCGGAGGATCTTGACCATTTAATCTTTTTAGATACCTATTTTTTACCATTTCTCGGTCTTCAGAATGAACAAATTCCAGGAAAGAAACAGAAAGCAGTTTCTCTTTACTGCCTCCAAAAAGTGTTACTGCCATAGGATTCACAAATTTATGCATTTCATCCTGGTAGACAACAATAGCTTGATTGGCATTTTCCACCAGGATACGGTAATGTTCTTCAGAAACCTTCAAAGCTTTCTCCGCATTTTTACGGTTTGTAATTTCTTTCATAACCAGCATTTGCCCAATTACTTTTTCAGAGTTATCTTTCAGGGGAAAAGACTCTAATTCAAACCAGCATAATTTCCCATCCTTATTCCTCTGCACTTCAACAAGATTTTTTATAAATAAATCTTCCCCCTCACTTAATAGTTCCGGCCAGCAGGCCAATACATCCTCCCATAATTTTCCATTATCAATTACGGTTAACCCAAGATATTTCGCAGCAGACAGATTAAAATCCACAATCCTCTTGTGCTGATCTAAAACCAGTGCTCCTTCAGACATTTGTTTAAATAAAGCTGTAGAAGCTATTGGCACCAGATTAAATAGCTGGTAACGGAAAAGGCCTATAAAAAACAAAATCCCGCTAAAAGTAAATGCAAAGGGGGTAAAATCCAAAAACCAGGTGTTAATAAATGATAGATAAACCAGGTTTGCCCCCCAGGGAATCAGGGAACCTATGAGAACAATAGCAATCTGGCGGCGGTACATAGAAACGGAATGCAGCCACATTTGAAATAGTAAAAGAGAGCTGAAAATAGAAGCAGCTCCCATGTAAACAATATACATCCAATAACCGGGGCCCTTAGTAAAAGAAATAACCGGGAACGGACTCTGTACATTCAATTGAACAGACTGATAATAAAACTCATGATTTTCTAAGGTGACTACCAAAACCATAAAAAACAGGGATAAAAAGAATAATACAGCCAACAACGGCCTGGTGATACATCGGTCTCTATCGGTATAACTTAAAGTGAAGAGGATCAAAAAAGCTGGAAGTGTGGTAATGCCTATATATTGTATTTTTAGCCAAAATAAAGACCCCCATAAGGTTTGGGTAGAAATCTCCAACGCATAGCCCAGGGAATAGATAACACCGGCAAGGGAAAGAAATATAAAGTATTTTGCACCATTAATTTCCTTAAAGCGCCAGGAAAAAAGGACCAGCAAAAATGCAACTACAGCCGATGCAAATAACGGAAGGGAAAATACATTGAAAAACATAAGTAAATACCTCGAAGTAAAATTTATTTTGTCTTCAATAAAGTAAGATTTAATATATTAAGGAGATAATACTTCTTCAATTGATTCTGGTTTTCCTTGTTTGCAGTGATTTTTTTGCTATTTTTTTGTATTTTTTGAAGAAAAAGTTC contains:
- a CDS encoding histidine kinase N-terminal 7TM domain-containing protein encodes the protein MFFNVFSLPLFASAVVAFLLVLFSWRFKEINGAKYFIFLSLAGVIYSLGYALEISTQTLWGSLFWLKIQYIGITTLPAFLILFTLSYTDRDRCITRPLLAVLFFLSLFFMVLVVTLENHEFYYQSVQLNVQSPFPVISFTKGPGYWMYIVYMGAASIFSSLLLFQMWLHSVSMYRRQIAIVLIGSLIPWGANLVYLSFINTWFLDFTPFAFTFSGILFFIGLFRYQLFNLVPIASTALFKQMSEGALVLDQHKRIVDFNLSAAKYLGLTVIDNGKLWEDVLACWPELLSEGEDLFIKNLVEVQRNKDGKLCWFELESFPLKDNSEKVIGQMLVMKEITNRKNAEKALKVSEEHYRILVENANQAIVVYQDEMHKFVNPMAVTLFGGSKEKLLSVSFLEFVHSEDREMVKNRYLKRLNGQDPPDKYNFRIIFEDGSLKWVEISAVLIEWEGNPAVLGLISDITDRKRYEEQLTYLSLHDQLTGLYNYTFFEEELNRLSKSRDYPITIIAADVDGLKFINDTMGHDRGDKLLKICAKVLKKSLRESDILARVGGDEFTVLLPRTENKKGKEIVERIRLQVVRYNKQFIHLPLSISLGIATAKNQQECLRETYKKADDLMYRSKILHGSGARSQIMSTLLAALSERDFITEGHTQRLSKLCKVMGEMMDLSSRQIIDLVLLAQVHDLGKVGIPDHILFKKGPLTEDEWEIMRQHPEKGYRIAVSSPELKEVAELILKHHERWDGNGYPLGIKGKEVPVECRILSIVDAFDAMTNDRPYQKGKSKEEAVEELRRCAGTQFDPELVEKFLSVLDWLIIDEEIDEEIEEEVS